Sequence from the Maribacter algicola genome:
ACCGATAAGCCCATTGCCGTGACCGTGTACGCTGAGGTTACTCCGAATCCCGCAACCATGAAATTTGTGGCCAGTAAAAAGATTGTAGGTTCTATGTTCGAGTTCAAGAATATTGATGAAGCCAAAGACTCCCCTTTGGCCACACAGTTGTTTCAATTTCCCTTTGTGAAGCAGGTCTTTATTGATGACAACTATGTATCGGTTACCAAATACGAAGTTGCCGAATGGGACGATATTACAATGGAGCTAAGGGAACTTATTAGAAACTTTATAGCAGAGGGCAGGGATATTGTAACGACGAATGCGGAACCCATACAAGGGAACCAAGCAGCGGACTCCACCCAAAATATCATCAAAGATGAATTGGACGATACCTCTTTAGAAATCATCGATATTTTAGAGGAATATATAAAGCCCGCGGTGGCGAGTGACGGTGGGAATATTCTGTTCAAGTCCTATGAGCCCAACAGCCGTACCGTAAACGTTATTCTTCAAGGTGCCTGTAGTGGATGTCCTTCGTCAACATTTACCTTGAAAAATGGGATCGAAACCATGTTAAAAAACATGATGGGTGACCGAGTCAACGAAGTTGTTGCCCTAAACGGATAAAAAACAGACCTAAGGGTGGACTTTCTTACCAAGAATCCTTAAATTTAAGGGAAACATAAAAAACACTAATTATGGCAGTTTTAAAAGTAATAGAAGTATTGGCCAATTCCGATAAAAGTTGGGAAGATGCCGCAAAAAATGCAGTGGCACAAGCCGCAAAATCAGTAAAGAACATTCGTTCGGTATATATCAATGAACAAAGTGCCACCGTAGAAGACGGTCAAATGGTAAACTATCGTGTAAATGTGAAGATTACCTTCGAAGTACAGTAATTGTTACATTTGAATCAGAAATATAAAGCGCCCATGTGGCGCTTTTTTTTATGGTGTCCCTTATATAACCGTCGCTAAACAGTACTAAAAATCGAAATAAGTTAATTCTTAGCGAACCTTGTGCCAACTTATCACCATATAATTATATTAAAGGAGCGTTATACCAACAAGCCTTTTGACTCAAAAAAAACAAGCTTTGACTCATCCACGTTCGAAGAGTGTTCCTTAACATTAGTTTAAATGAAAAAACTTGATTTACACTATTCATTTCTATATGTTGGCCAACAAAAGTATAAAAGGACTATGGAACAATTTACCAATTATCAGGAACATATAGATAACGCCATAAAATGGTTTTGGGAGGCGCTACCAAATTTGGTAGCGGCCATAATTTTATTATTTGTGGGAATTTATGTAATTAGGTTTATAAACAAAATGATTCGCAAGTTCTTTTCCAAGAAGGATTACGACGAATCTTTGGAATCCTTTCTGCAAAGCCTGATTTCCATAGCCCTTAAAATACTCCTTTTCGTACTGGTGATAACCCAATTGGGCGTACAATCCTCTTCCCTTGTAGCTATTATAGGGGCCGCAGGTTTGGCAATTGGCCTAGCACTGCAAGGCTCTCTATCCAATTTTGCAGGTGGGGTACTCATTCTTTTATTTAAACCTTTTAAAGTGGGCGATTTTATCTCGGCTCAGGGGGTTGATGGCACCGTAAAGGAAATATCTATTTTCACTACCAAACTAAAAACCTTTGGAAACCAAATTGCCATTATACCCAATGGACAATTGTCCAACAACAATATAATAAATTACAATGCGGAAGACACTCGAAGGGATAAAATAGACGTGGGCATTGGATACGGTTCCAACATTAAAAAGGCAAAGGATATCCTACTGGCTATATGCGCGGAAAATGAAAACATTTTAAAAGACCCAATCCCGGAAGTGTATGTTGGGGAATTGGCAGACAGCTCCGTAAATCTTACGCTACGTTTTTGGGCCAATAATGAGGTTTTTTGGAAAGCACACTTTCACGTAATGGAAGAGATAAAAACTAGATTTGACGCAGAAGGTATCGAAATACCATTCCCACAAAGGGTGATTCACCAAGAACTTGTAGAAAGCAAATAGCATTTAAAGGACCTTGCACCTATGCTAGGTATAATTTTAATTTAGGATTTTTTCTGGGTGATTAGGAAATCCTTCAAGTAATACGGTTCAAAATAAGCGACGTTTTCAAAATTGGTCTTTGTAAACTTTTCAAAGGAAAGGGATGCCATTTCTTTAGCTGACGGCACAGCTTCTGTATAATACTCAGCATTAGAATTTGTTAGTGTCTCCTTTATTTTTTCCGCACCGGACCCCAGAAAATGTACCTTACTACCTTGTAAATATTCTTGAAAAGAAGATTCTCCTATTATTTGTGCCTGAGTTTCCCTTATCTCATTCAAATGGGCATCAAATACTGCCGAGTATACCTCCATACGTCTTGCATCCAAAACAGGTATTATAAAATCACCTTCCGCTATTTTTAGCTGGCTAGCCAAACTTTTTAAGGTAGCGATGGATATGAGAGGAACATCCAATGCAAAACACAAACCCTTGGCTGCCGATACCCCTATTCTTAAACCAGTATACGAACCCGGCCCTTTGCTAACGGCAATAGCATCCAAATCCGTCATGGAAAAACCGGACTCATCCATACACTCTTTAATGAACACATGCAGCTGTTCCGCGTGGGAATAATTTGGTGTATTGTTCTCCCTAATTGAAACCACTTCTCCTTTTAAGGACAAACATACGGAGCAGTTGGTGGTAGCTGTTTCAAGATTCAGTATTAAAGCCATTTTTCAAAGGTAGAGCATATACACAAAAAAACCTGCAATCAATGATTGCAGGTTTTTTAATATTTATTTGTGTAATCAATTTAATGTTATTGGAATTCCAAAAAAGAATTCCAGGATTTTCAATCTAAATATATATTCATATTTTGCCCTAATAACATTTGCAGCGGCATCATCTACCCTAGCTTGTGCCTGGCCAAAATCAAATGAATTCATCAAGCCAACATCAAAACGCTCCTTGGCGTATTGATAAGCCAAAGTCCTCGCTTCCAATGTTTTTTCAGCAGCCTCATAAGACTTTCTAAATGTAGTAACATCCACATAAGCTTGATTTACTGTAGATTCCAAAGCTAATTTATCCTGATCTAGTTGAACCTTTGCCTTTTCTAAACTAATTTGAGAGCGTTTTACACTGTTCCTGGTGCTCCACCCATTGAAGATGGGAATGTTCATC
This genomic interval carries:
- a CDS encoding NifU family protein gives rise to the protein MKEYNITVIKTKNPAILKFESNHILVKRQNYEFKNIDEAKNSPLAQQLFYLPFIKTVYISGNFVGMERYDIVDWEDVKDEVAQQLVEYLNAGEPVLIEEETDKPIAVTVYAEVTPNPATMKFVASKKIVGSMFEFKNIDEAKDSPLATQLFQFPFVKQVFIDDNYVSVTKYEVAEWDDITMELRELIRNFIAEGRDIVTTNAEPIQGNQAADSTQNIIKDELDDTSLEIIDILEEYIKPAVASDGGNILFKSYEPNSRTVNVILQGACSGCPSSTFTLKNGIETMLKNMMGDRVNEVVALNG
- a CDS encoding dodecin family protein, with the protein product MAVLKVIEVLANSDKSWEDAAKNAVAQAAKSVKNIRSVYINEQSATVEDGQMVNYRVNVKITFEVQ
- a CDS encoding mechanosensitive ion channel family protein; translated protein: MEQFTNYQEHIDNAIKWFWEALPNLVAAIILLFVGIYVIRFINKMIRKFFSKKDYDESLESFLQSLISIALKILLFVLVITQLGVQSSSLVAIIGAAGLAIGLALQGSLSNFAGGVLILLFKPFKVGDFISAQGVDGTVKEISIFTTKLKTFGNQIAIIPNGQLSNNNIINYNAEDTRRDKIDVGIGYGSNIKKAKDILLAICAENENILKDPIPEVYVGELADSSVNLTLRFWANNEVFWKAHFHVMEEIKTRFDAEGIEIPFPQRVIHQELVESK
- the tsaB gene encoding tRNA (adenosine(37)-N6)-threonylcarbamoyltransferase complex dimerization subunit type 1 TsaB, with the translated sequence MALILNLETATTNCSVCLSLKGEVVSIRENNTPNYSHAEQLHVFIKECMDESGFSMTDLDAIAVSKGPGSYTGLRIGVSAAKGLCFALDVPLISIATLKSLASQLKIAEGDFIIPVLDARRMEVYSAVFDAHLNEIRETQAQIIGESSFQEYLQGSKVHFLGSGAEKIKETLTNSNAEYYTEAVPSAKEMASLSFEKFTKTNFENVAYFEPYYLKDFLITQKKS